The window taaatattttttgataaaattGAAAACCGCAAACGTTTCAATAACTGCTTTAATCGAACTATCACGTGAGAAGCAATATCATGGTTACCTTATCTTTCGATTTTAAACCACATATGAAATCGTTCCCACcatttttttgctataaaaagcAGTTTCGGTCATAGTTTCTTTCAATTGACCATACCCCTTCAACTGACACATTGGTAAGcacgtaaaaaaaaatttattcttTAATTATGTCCAATAACAACTACATGAATCTTTTAAACGATCGCGGCAGTGATATAGTTAATTGGATTAAACCtaaaaatttgttgataaaacaACCATATCCTATATTAGATTGTTACCAAAAAAAGTCGCACTTTGATGATAACAAGATGCAAACTATAGTTGTCTTGCAACAGGGGCATTTAACTCTGCCTTGTAGATTTAACGATTTAGAGGATGATGCCGTCCAAGAGTTGAAGAAGGGGTATATGTCTGTTGTGTGTATGGGGCCAAAAAATAAGACATGGCTGTTCGAGTTTTGCAGTGAGAAGTAAATTGTAAGTAATTTgtcttttttctttttacagATTGCTCGAGTTAccacaataatattattatatttaaaaaaaaaatggattctCCCCCATCATCATCTAATGATAACTGTAAGATTTTTGTTTCTTTATATTTATACCTTCTTATATAGTGTCAacctaaaacattaaaatttctGTTTAGTTTTCAACCTTGTTCTAGAAAGTATAGTGAATtagacaataataataataatattttattttatttccctcCAACAGGTAACGAGGGTACCACCAACAGcgacagcagcagcagcagcaatGAAAGTAGCTCTCAGAGCCACCTCATCATCATCTCTTCAGAGCAACAGCAACCCCAATCACCAACGGCAACGGCAACAGCAGCGGAAGCGCCTCTAGATCTCATCATGCCATCCACCAGTTCGCAAGAAAAGGACGAGAACAAAGAAAATCTTAACCCGCTCTACTGTAACGAAGATGCTTATGAGAGTGACACCCCCGCAAGGAGGAGGTCATACAATCAAAGAAACAAAGACAAGTGGATAAAGGCGTTCAATACAAATATGCTGATAAGTAGATGGCGCCACCGGATGCCGCTACATATTTTTAGAGCAGACGTATCGACACTATTAAAGCGTCTATATATTGAAGGACACCTCGACGACATTCATGTTTACCTGATGACCGTAATGTGGGACGATATACATGAAGAATTGGAAGGGATGGTGGGTGGAGTATGTCTTAATTATAAAGATTGGATTGTGTTGTTGGGGTGTGTTGAAGCGGAAGTGTTTTCGCGTGTTATGTTTACCTTAAAATCATTCAACTATCTACTGAATGTAATACTTTGTGTGGTTGGATCAATCATCATAGCATCACCAGatcaggatgat of the Cydia fagiglandana chromosome 17, ilCydFagi1.1, whole genome shotgun sequence genome contains:
- the LOC134672902 gene encoding uncharacterized protein LOC134672902, with product MDSPPSSSNDNCNEGTTNSDSSSSSNESSSQSHLIIISSEQQQPQSPTATATAAEAPLDLIMPSTSSQEKDENKENLNPLYCNEDAYESDTPARRRSYNQRNKDKWIKAFNTNMLISRWRHRMPLHIFRADVSTLLKRLYIEGHLDDIHVYLMTVMWDDIHEELEGMVGGVCLNYKDWIVLLGCVEAEVFSRVMFTLKSFNYLLNVILCVVGSIIIASPDQDDDDDADEY